One window of Amaranthus tricolor cultivar Red isolate AtriRed21 chromosome 13, ASM2621246v1, whole genome shotgun sequence genomic DNA carries:
- the LOC130798266 gene encoding homeobox-leucine zipper protein HAT5-like — protein MAGRVFNGSSSNVGTSLLFNQSLPRSSNSSEPFFLSGSSSFLGSSSMMSFEDVCGGKRTERPFFCTYDQEDIGDEDFDDYFHQPEKKRRLSVEQVQFLEKSFEVENKLEPERKIQLAKELGLQPRQVAIWFQNRRARWKTKQLEKDFDILQSSFNSLKADYDNLLQEKDKLQVEVVHLTEKLLLKEKNTEPSNTSTETKTVQEEPIIESASESEDHQISLFKYKQEDLSSAKSDVIDSDSPHYVDATHHSAFLDPTDSSYAFEADHSDISQDDEDYLSKSLLPSSHFDPPANSCAYGLSGEDHASVYWPYWDINLKM, from the exons ATGGCGGGAAGGGTCTTTAATGGTTCTTCCAGTAACGTTGGAACTTCTTTGCTCTTCAATCAGAGCCTCCCTCGTTCTTCTAACTCTTCGGAACCCTTCTTCCTTTCTGGGTCTTCTTCTTTTCTGG GCTCAAGCTCAATGATGAGTTTTGAAGATGTATGTGGAGGAAAAAGAACAGAGAGGCCATTCTTTTGCACATATGATCAAGAGGATATTGGAGATGAGGATTTTGATGATTACTTTCATCAACCGGAGAAGAAACGACGATTATCGGTTGAGCAAGTTCAGTTCTTAGAGAAGAGTTTCGAGGTCGAAAACAAGCTCGAGCCTGAGAGGAAAATCCAGCTTGCTAAGGAGCTTGGATTACAGCCTCGGCAGGTTGCTATTTGGTTCCAAAACCGAAGAGCAAGGTGGAAAACCAAGCAATTGGAAAAGGATTTTGACATTCTTCAATCTAGTTTTAACAGCCTTAAGGCTGATTACGACAATCTTCTTCAGGAGAAGGATAAATTACAAGTTGAG GTGGTACACCTCACAGAAAAGCTACTTTTGAAGGAGAAAAACACAGAACCATCAAACACATCCACAGAAACCAAAACAGTTCAAGAAGAACCCATCATTGAATCTGCTTCCGAGAGTGAAGATCACCAAATTTCACTCTTCAAATACAAGCAGGAAGATTTGAGCTCAGCTAAGAGCGACGTAATCGATTCAGACAGCCCTCATTATGTGGATGCTACCCACCATTCTGCCTTCCTGGACCCAACTGATTCTTCCTACGCTTTCGAAGCAGATCATTCTGATATCTCACAAGATGATGAAGACTATTTAAGCAAGAGTCTTCTGCCTTCTTCCCACTTCGATCCACCTGCCAACTCTTGCGCTTATGGACTCTCTGGTGAAGATCATGCTTCTGTTTACTGGCCTTACTGGGATATCAATCTcaaaatgtaa